The following coding sequences lie in one Corynebacterium humireducens NBRC 106098 = DSM 45392 genomic window:
- a CDS encoding DEAD/DEAH box helicase, translating to MLPDLSDVPESLLDESIFDSFLAWVRGRGIELYPAQEEAALGILAGDNVILATPTGSGKSMVANAAHFIAMARGQRSFYTAPIKALVSEKFFTLCEIFGPENVGMMTGDATVNGKAPIIAATAEIVANIALRDGADARIDQVVMDEFHYYSDPERGWAWQVPLLELPKAQFLLMSATLGDTTFLQEDLTARTGRTTSLVAGSERPVPLDFSYVYTPVHETIENLLQDGKAPIYVVHFSQREATERAQALTSLKIIDDETKERIVAEIGNFRFTTTYGKTLSRLLRRGIGVHHAGMLPKYRRLVEKLSQTGLLKVICGTDTLGVGINVPIRTVLMTGLAKFDGTRQRILKSREFHQIAGRAGRAGYDTEGTVVVEAPEHEIENWRLRQRAGSDPKKLKKLRLKSVREGEVTWSEKTYERLTVAEPEPMSSQFRMTNSMLLNVIARPGNGYEHLKHLLRTNHDTRAKQNRDILHTLELFRGLLNAGIVVRAEDGTDEEGRPYHLTQELQRDFALNQPLSPFALAALTLLDPESESYTVDVISTFEAILDDPRPLLQAQQKQARGEEIAALKAEGVDYTERMAIVEDITWPQPLAEELEDAYETFTEGAPWAREFELSPKSVVRDMIEHAMTFSDLIATYGLARSEGVVLRYLTDAWRTLRQSVPLDSLNDELEDVIEWLGELIRQVDSSLIDEWAQMGDEDTPISKEDLERELAFGLEDPTALTANRRAFTIMVRNLMWRLVELFAWEKEDRLAELLDYLERDEKPDWGAELDAYFDEYADLDIGPDARSGDYFTLSQDGREWTARQIIKDPEGDNSFQLVAVVDLDASDAEGEVRLKSLEMVRR from the coding sequence ATGCTGCCCGACCTGTCCGACGTCCCCGAGAGCCTGCTGGATGAATCGATCTTCGATTCCTTCCTCGCCTGGGTGCGGGGGCGCGGCATCGAGCTCTACCCCGCGCAGGAGGAGGCGGCGCTGGGCATCCTGGCCGGCGACAACGTCATCCTGGCGACGCCGACCGGTTCGGGCAAGTCGATGGTGGCCAACGCGGCGCACTTCATCGCGATGGCCCGCGGGCAGCGTTCCTTCTACACCGCCCCGATCAAGGCGCTGGTGAGCGAGAAGTTCTTCACGCTGTGCGAGATCTTCGGCCCGGAGAACGTCGGCATGATGACCGGTGACGCCACCGTCAACGGCAAGGCGCCGATCATCGCGGCGACCGCGGAGATCGTGGCGAACATCGCGCTCCGGGACGGCGCGGACGCGCGGATCGACCAGGTCGTCATGGACGAGTTCCACTACTACTCCGACCCGGAGCGCGGCTGGGCGTGGCAGGTGCCGCTGCTGGAGCTGCCGAAGGCGCAGTTCCTCCTCATGTCCGCCACCCTCGGTGACACGACCTTCCTGCAGGAGGACCTCACCGCCCGCACGGGCCGCACGACCTCGCTCGTCGCAGGTTCGGAACGCCCCGTGCCGCTGGACTTCTCCTACGTGTACACGCCGGTGCACGAGACGATCGAGAACCTGCTGCAGGACGGCAAGGCGCCGATCTACGTCGTCCACTTCTCCCAGCGCGAGGCCACCGAACGCGCGCAGGCGCTGACCAGCCTGAAGATCATCGACGACGAGACCAAGGAGAGGATCGTCGCGGAGATCGGCAACTTCCGCTTCACGACGACCTACGGCAAGACCCTCTCCCGCCTGCTGCGCCGCGGCATCGGCGTCCATCATGCCGGCATGCTGCCGAAGTACCGGAGGCTCGTCGAGAAGCTCTCCCAGACGGGCCTGCTCAAGGTCATCTGCGGCACCGACACGCTCGGCGTGGGCATCAACGTGCCGATCCGCACCGTCCTCATGACGGGGCTGGCAAAGTTCGACGGCACCCGCCAGCGCATCCTCAAGTCGCGGGAATTCCACCAGATCGCCGGGCGCGCCGGACGCGCGGGATACGACACCGAGGGCACCGTCGTCGTCGAGGCGCCGGAGCACGAGATCGAGAACTGGCGTCTGCGGCAGCGCGCCGGCTCGGACCCGAAGAAGCTGAAGAAGCTGCGCCTCAAGTCCGTCCGCGAGGGGGAGGTCACCTGGTCGGAGAAGACCTACGAGCGTCTCACGGTCGCCGAGCCGGAGCCGATGAGCTCGCAGTTCCGCATGACCAACTCGATGCTGCTCAACGTCATCGCCCGCCCCGGCAACGGTTACGAGCACCTCAAGCACCTGCTGCGCACCAACCACGACACGCGCGCCAAGCAGAACCGCGACATCCTCCACACCCTGGAGCTGTTCCGCGGGCTGCTCAACGCCGGCATCGTGGTCAGGGCCGAGGACGGGACCGACGAGGAGGGTCGCCCCTACCACCTCACGCAGGAACTGCAGCGCGACTTCGCCCTCAACCAGCCGCTCTCGCCCTTCGCCCTGGCGGCGCTCACGCTGCTCGACCCGGAGTCGGAGAGCTACACCGTCGACGTGATCTCCACCTTCGAGGCCATTCTCGACGACCCGCGACCCCTCCTCCAGGCCCAGCAGAAGCAGGCCCGCGGCGAGGAGATCGCCGCCCTCAAGGCCGAGGGTGTCGACTACACCGAGCGCATGGCCATCGTCGAGGACATCACCTGGCCGCAGCCGCTGGCCGAGGAACTCGAGGACGCCTACGAGACCTTCACCGAGGGCGCCCCCTGGGCCCGCGAGTTCGAACTCTCCCCGAAGTCCGTCGTGCGCGACATGATCGAGCACGCCATGACGTTCTCGGACCTCATCGCCACCTACGGCCTCGCCCGCTCCGAGGGCGTGGTCCTGCGCTACCTCACCGACGCCTGGCGCACCCTGCGTCAGTCCGTCCCCCTGGACTCGCTCAACGACGAGCTCGAGGACGTCATCGAGTGGCTCGGCGAACTCATCCGTCAGGTCGACTCCTCCCTCATCGACGAGTGGGCGCAGATGGGCGACGAGGACACCCCCATCTCCAAGGAGGACCTGGAGCGCGAGCTCGCCTTCGGCCTCGAGGACCCCACGGCGCTGACGGCCAACAGGCGCGCGTTCACCATCATGGTGCGCAACCTCATGTGGCGCCTCGTCGAGCTCTTCGCCTGGGAGAAGGAGGACCGCCTCGCGGAGCTCCTGGACTACCTCGAGCGCGACGAGAAGCCCGACTGGGGTGCCGAGCTCGACGCCTACTTCGACGAGTACGCCGACCTCGACATCGGGCCCGACGCCCGCTCCGGCGACTACTTCACGTTGTCGCAGGACGGCCGCGAATGGACCGCGCGGCAGATCATCAAGGACCCGGAAGGCGACAACTCCTTCCAGCTTGTCGCCGTCGTCGACCTCGACGCCTCCGACGCGGAAGGCGAGGTGCGGCTGAAGTCTCTGGAGATGGTGCGGCGATGA